In a genomic window of Lacrimispora sp. BS-2:
- the yqeC gene encoding selenium cofactor biosynthesis protein YqeC encodes MGLKSVYTLNGRHGKTAVTRRSCLWEALGFPLKDHMIICFTGGGGKTSAMFALADELADMGKRVIVTTSTHIFYPENRKVVLADQAGTVKDFLKDDQEWHSDHTGQVLVTGQPAGEGKLKGMALSEMEQLSGLSDVLLVEADGAKRLPLKIPREGEPVLLKGTHGVVGCAGLDAIGSPWEETCFRWELAKAAFGWQTEKSFITPAQAARILISSSGTRKGAESMEYRILLNKADNENRLFQGIQVMKCLGEEWAGRCVMTSFLHHRKGSE; translated from the coding sequence ATGGGACTAAAAAGTGTCTATACCTTAAACGGCCGTCATGGAAAAACGGCCGTGACAAGGAGGAGCTGCCTGTGGGAAGCCCTGGGTTTTCCCCTTAAGGACCATATGATCATCTGCTTTACCGGCGGAGGCGGTAAGACAAGTGCCATGTTTGCCCTGGCCGATGAACTTGCGGACATGGGGAAACGGGTAATTGTCACCACCAGCACCCACATATTCTATCCTGAGAACCGTAAGGTAGTGCTGGCAGACCAGGCCGGGACAGTAAAAGATTTCTTAAAAGATGATCAGGAATGGCATTCTGACCATACAGGCCAGGTTCTGGTAACAGGGCAGCCTGCAGGTGAGGGAAAATTAAAGGGCATGGCTCTTTCAGAAATGGAGCAGCTTTCAGGCCTTTCCGATGTGCTTCTTGTGGAGGCGGACGGAGCAAAGCGTCTGCCTCTGAAGATCCCAAGGGAAGGGGAGCCTGTTCTTTTAAAAGGCACCCATGGGGTGGTCGGATGCGCCGGCTTAGATGCCATCGGCAGTCCATGGGAAGAAACGTGCTTCCGGTGGGAGCTTGCAAAAGCCGCATTTGGCTGGCAGACGGAAAAAAGTTTTATTACACCGGCCCAGGCAGCCCGGATTCTTATAAGCAGCAGTGGAACCAGAAAGGGAGCAGAATCCATGGAATACCGGATTTTGTTAAATAAGGCTGACAATGAAAACAGGCTGTTCCAGGGGATCCAGGTCATGAAATGTCTGGGAGAAGAATGGGCCGGACGCTGTGTGATGACCAGTTTTTTACACCATAGAAAAGGATCAG